A stretch of DNA from Variovorax paradoxus:
GACGGCGTTCACCGGGCAACGGGGCTGGAATGGGTTGGACTGACATATTGGGATCTCCCTGTTTTTCTTTCCGCTTATTCGGTGCTTTGCGGCTTTTCCGGGTAGGCCATGCCCGAAGGGTGTTTCTCGTGGTCCAGGTCATAGTTGGTGACGTACACCTTGATGGCATCGTTCGGCAAGAAGAACACTTGAGCTCGGCCACCTTCCTTGCCGTAACGCTCAAGAGGCACCGTCTTGTGCAGCGTGCGTTCTTTCCAGCAGCACTGGGTTTCCTCTTGAAGCGTCATGCTCTTTCGCTTCTCCCACGGTTCGGTGTAGTGGCCGATCGCCCAGCCAACATTGACCGTCAATCCGGGACGCCACTCAGCTGGCAGCGATACGCAGCACGAAACGGAACCACCGCCACCGTATGGTGGGAGGTTGGAGCCGGGGTGGTCGTTCACGCTGTAGCCCTGTACCCCTTCGCTGGTGAAGTTGTAGCCCGTGATGCCCACGATCATGGGCTCTGGCGGCTTTGGCTGTTGGGGCTCGCAACCGCCCGCTCCTGCAAGCAGCAAGCAGATCGCGGCTGTGCGTAGCAGCCATCTCGCAAACAGTCGAACAGGCATGGTTCTATTACCCCCTGGCTTCGTCATTTTTCGACCTCCGGTTTTTCCGGGTAGGCCATGCCCGAGGGGTGTTTCTCGTGCCCCAGGTCGTAGTCGGTGACGTACACCTTGATGGCGTCGTTCGGTAAGAAGAACACTTGAACTCGGCCCCCTTTCTTGCCGTAGCGCTCAAGAGGAACGGTCTTGTGTAGCGTGCGTTCCGTGGAGCAACACTCGATCTGCTGTCGGATAGTCAAATGCTTGCGGGTCTCGTAGGGTGTCGTCCATCGCCCCATCGTCCAGTGAACGGTAACCACGAGATCTGGGCTCCACTCCGCAGGCAACGACACGCAGCACGAAACGGAGCCACCGCCGCCGTATGGCGGGAGGTTGGAGCCGTAGTGGTCGTTCACGCTGTACCCCTGTACCCCTTCACTGGTGAAGTTGTAGCCCGTGATGCCCACGATC
This window harbors:
- a CDS encoding DUF3304 domain-containing protein, yielding MIVGITGYNFTSEGVQGYSVNDHPGSNLPPYGGGGSVSCCVSLPAEWRPGLTVNVGWAIGHYTEPWEKRKSMTLQEETQCCWKERTLHKTVPLERYGKEGGRAQVFFLPNDAIKVYVTNYDLDHEKHPSGMAYPEKPQSTE
- a CDS encoding DUF3304 domain-containing protein; this encodes MTNFLSELPHVAGWLRLVAACLLLLGASGCEPQQPKPPEPMIVGITGYNFTSEGVQGYSVNDHYGSNLPPYGGGGSVSCCVSLPAEWSPDLVVTVHWTMGRWTTPYETRKHLTIRQQIECCSTERTLHKTVPLERYGKKGGRVQVFFLPNDAIKVYVTDYDLGHEKHPSGMAYPEKPEVEK